In a genomic window of Cydia fagiglandana chromosome 8, ilCydFagi1.1, whole genome shotgun sequence:
- the LOC134666920 gene encoding SUN domain-containing protein 1-like, translating to MNGHDERPYPARPARRYANPITPFRVFVCVSLSLLVGLHMYAYLWGPHDISTSISDVKYFVMQLSREISQVHRKHERLQSEVERVSSALPVVAAAAGRAKEALRPSPAGSLLSLADYDRQMGDFALESAGGRVLDTGDTEGYFHYDGPVSWALHELTTWACHECQAARAVIQPGTLPGQCWAFKGDRGQVVIRLLATVHITGLSLEHIPPHIDPTREILSAPRQFQLEGLKSRTDASPHDFGVFEYNKNGNPIQYFDVTWPASQGFSIVRFKVLSNWGHPVYTCVYRVRVHGDLLLGQAPRSHVTVQEEARIDNG from the exons ATGAATGGCCATGACGAGCGTCCATATCCCGCCAGGCCTGCACGACGGTATGCCAACCCTATCACGCCGTTCAGGGTGTTCGTGTGTGTGAGTCTGTCGCTGCTGGTCGGGCTGCACATGTACGCGTATCTGTGGGGGCCGCACGATATCTCGACCAGCATTTCGGACGTCAAGTACTTTGTGATGCAACTCTCTAGAGAAATATCACAG GTGCATCGAAAACATGAGCGCCTGCAATCAGAGGTAGAGCGCGTGTCTTCAGCGCTGCCGGtcgtggcggcggcggcggggcgcgCCAAGGAGGCACTGAGACCGTCGCCCGCCGGCAGCCTGCTCAGCCTGGCCGACTACGACCGACAG ATGGGTGATTTCGCGCTGGAGTCGGCGGGTGGGCGCGTTCTGGATACCGGAGATACCGAGGGTTACTTCCACTACGACGGGCCCGTCAGCTGGGCGTTGCACGAGCTCACGACCTGGGCGTGCCACGAGTGCCag GCGGCGCGTGCGGTCATTCAGCCAGGAACATTGCCGGGCCAATGCTGGGCTTTCAAGGGAGATCGAGGCCAGGTCGTCATCAGGCTGCTCGCCACCGTCCACATCACGGGCCTCAGCCTCGAGCACATACCTCCGCATATTGACCCTACCAG GGAAATACTATCAGCACCTCGCCAGTTTCAACTAGAAGGGCTAAAGTCCCGTACGGACGCGTCGCCTCACGACTTCGGTGTTTTCGAATACAACAAGAACGGTAATCCTATCCAGTACTTCGACGTAACTTGGCCAGCGTCGCAAGGGTTCAGCATTGTACGGTTTAAGGTGCTATCCAACTGGGGGCACCCGGTGTACACATGCGTGTACCGCGTCAGGGTGCATGGGGACCTCCTGCTCGGACAGGCGCCGCGGAGCCATGTGACTGTCCAGGAGGAGGCAAGAATCGATAACGGATGA